AAAAGCAAGATTTACACTACCATCATGATACAAAACAGTGCCTACGGAAATCTGATACTGGATGGCGAATCGCTACTTTGGCAGATCTGCCtgcaatcaaatcaaaatccGACAAGCGAAATAATCGACATGGATAGTAACAACAATCTTGCAGTGAGAGGTTTTTGCTACACATACGCTAAACAGGACGATGATCACCAGCACGATGAAACCACCATCCGGGAACAGGAACACGAAACTACGGATGAAGAGCAGTGGAACTGGACGCACAATATTCAAAACCAGACTGATGATGACTGTATTACTAGTCTGCCCGACGTATCGCAGCCCAAAGATGAGCTTACCAAGGAGGAAATCGTCGAAACGTTGGAGCAAGCTGCTGAGACTGGGGTACTAGCGGATGGAACAACGCTACCAACACCGACCACTGCCGTGGATGCAACGAAAAAGAAGGAGGAGGGCGTGCCGAAACGTCCGATGAATTCGTTCCTATTATTTTGCAGTCGACACCGATCGATATTGAGTAACTATTTCAACGAGGAAAACAGGTACACAGTTTGTTTGTAATTGGGCTTTGAGCTGCGCCCAATATTACACATTCACGTTCATTCTATTCCTACAGGTCAATAACGGAAAAGCTCGGCATATGGTGGAATGGGCTTacagaagaacaaaaatctCCATACCAATTGCTAGCGCTGAAGGTAATTGTTTTTAACACTGCACCGCGGGTCGCGTTCGAACACTAATGTTGATCGTTCTTTTGTCGTTTACATCTTTCCAGTTCAGGGCCAAGCTTTTGGCTCTGAACCCAAACTTCCAGTGGGGTAAACGTACGCCGGCAAACAGTCAAGCGTCTCCAATTACTGACGATGCTGGTGCAAACACATCCTTGATTGTGGATCAGACCGTACAGATGGATGTATCTGACGATGCCATCATTACGGACGAATGTTTGAAAGCGGCAGAAGCTTTGGTTAGTTTGCGTAAAAGCGTGGAGGTGGCACCATTGACCACGTTCAAGATGGCGGACGAATCAAACATGGGAAGCATAAAGGATCTCTGTATCGGAACCGGTACGCAACCGTCTGGTGGACTGGCAGGTCGGTGTTCTTATTACCCAGCTATATGTTATCTATTTCTGTATTAACTTTTTCCAAgcttttttgttctgtgttcGAATACTATTCATTATGACTGATtatacgttttctttttttagttccCGGTCAGACATGGGAGTCACGGTGCAATGGATCATCCCAAATGATGGCACCGTGTAATAGTGGCCTTTCTTTTGGTGGTTTGGTGCAGCAAACTGGCGAAGGCGCAAGTGCACCGAAAGCCACACGATCATGTA
This region of Anopheles marshallii chromosome 2, idAnoMarsDA_429_01, whole genome shotgun sequence genomic DNA includes:
- the LOC128717915 gene encoding uncharacterized protein LOC128717915; the protein is MIQNSAYGNLILDGESLLWQICLQSNQNPTSEIIDMDSNNNLAVRGFCYTYAKQDDDHQHDETTIREQEHETTDEEQWNWTHNIQNQTDDDCITSLPDVSQPKDELTKEEIVETLEQAAETGVLADGTTLPTPTTAVDATKKKEEGVPKRPMNSFLLFCSRHRSILSNYFNEENRSITEKLGIWWNGLTEEQKSPYQLLALKFRAKLLALNPNFQWGKRTPANSQASPITDDAGANTSLIVDQTVQMDVSDDAIITDECLKAAEALVSLRKSVEVAPLTTFKMADESNMGSIKDLCIGTGTQPSGGLAVPGQTWESRCNGSSQMMAPCNSGLSFGGLVQQTGEGASAPKATRSSSARNAKRSKTQQSKAAMPRADIPGDVLAEDVTVRSTPIGTTAQPASSPAIVSEALTVQPTSTKLIGSHKRKFRKERITHNPQSEKVERQTILISLDKSDAKDDDIYHARTGYLLENLMEFH